From Larus michahellis chromosome 5, bLarMic1.1, whole genome shotgun sequence, the proteins below share one genomic window:
- the LOC141743761 gene encoding C-X-C motif chemokine 2-like, with amino-acid sequence MRVPAAGGTGAPVLLWLLLLLLVMSHSAHAAILEVNGNLNCRCVKTTSDYLSPKRYESIEIRPVGSTCRRTEIIIKLKTSGKVCVNPDTPWVKKLLKRIASTKKK; translated from the exons ATGCGAGTGCCGGCTGCGGGGGGGACAGGAGCCCccgtgctgctgtggctgctgctgctgctgctggtgatgtCCCACTCGGCCCATGCAG ccaTCCTGGAGGTGAACGGAAACCTGAACTGTAGGTGCGTAAAGACAACTTCGGACTACCTGAGTCCGAAGAGGTACGAGAGCATTGAGATCCGGCCCGTGGGCAGCACCTGCAGGCGCACAGAGATCAT aattaaattaaaaacttcagGGAAGGTGTGCGTGAATCCCGACACCCCTTGGGTAAAGAAACTGCTGAAGCGTATTGCAAGCAC gaagaaaaaataa
- the LOC141743760 gene encoding C-X-C motif chemokine 2-like isoform X2: MRLLPAALALAMLLSDLVPVGGLSLESLLTNMRCKCIKSTARVINLGLILAIDVTPPGIHCRRKEIVLTLKKNKKVCVAPEAPWIQLLIHKLMQRNATKKEGASRARREAERWAGGAGPWCWPPPQIP, encoded by the exons ATGCGGCTGCTGCCGGCGGCGCTGGCCCTGGCCATGCTTCTGAGCGACCTGGTGCCGGTGGGCG GTCTGTCGCTGGAGAGCCTGCTGACCAACATGAGGTGCAAGTGCATCAAATCCACCGCCCGGGTCATCAACTTGGGGCTGATCCTCGCCATCGACGTTACGCCGCCGGGGATTCACTGCCGGAGGAAGGAGATCGT CCTCACcctaaagaaaaacaagaaggtgTGCGTGGCCCCCGAGGCGCCCTGGATCCAGCTGCTCATCCACAAGCTGATGCAGAG gAACGCCACCAAAAAAGAAGGGGCGTCGCGGGCACGGCGGGAAGCGGAGCggtgggctgggggagcggggccgtGGTGCTGGCCCCCCCCACAGATTCCCTAa
- the LOC141743760 gene encoding C-X-C motif chemokine 2-like isoform X1, giving the protein MRLLPAALALAMLLSDLVPVGGLSLESLLTNMRCKCIKSTARVINLGLILAIDVTPPGIHCRRKEIVLTLKKNKKVCVAPEAPWIQLLIHKLMQRQIQTNASSEGSRGFASSTHHTAAGGGERKIEKESYHLAYFAIKAEKSPRSTKIAQHLSIFVLLFRHTPRNRAPEAHHPPT; this is encoded by the exons ATGCGGCTGCTGCCGGCGGCGCTGGCCCTGGCCATGCTTCTGAGCGACCTGGTGCCGGTGGGCG GTCTGTCGCTGGAGAGCCTGCTGACCAACATGAGGTGCAAGTGCATCAAATCCACCGCCCGGGTCATCAACTTGGGGCTGATCCTCGCCATCGACGTTACGCCGCCGGGGATTCACTGCCGGAGGAAGGAGATCGT CCTCACcctaaagaaaaacaagaaggtgTGCGTGGCCCCCGAGGCGCCCTGGATCCAGCTGCTCATCCACAAGCTGATGCAGAG ACAAATACAGACAAATGCCAGCTCAGAAGGGTCGAGAGGTTTTGCAAGCTCAACGCACCATAcggctgccgggggaggggaaaggaaaatagaGAAAGAGTCATATCACTTGGCGTACTTCGCCATCAAGGCTGAGAAATCACCCCGAAGTACCAAAATAGCCCAGCATCTCTCCATCTTCGTGCTTCTTTTCAGACACACTCCGAGAAACCGTGCTCCTGAAGCCCATCATCCTCCAACGTAG
- the LOC141743762 gene encoding alveolar macrophage chemotactic factor-like, which yields MAARAALLLGVLLLIHRPGDAALLEANGNLSCRCAKTTRAFISPRKYSSIEVRPVGSSCRRLEVVIKLKSLERVCVDPDTLWVKKLLQDLPHLRKKEAPR from the exons ATGGCTGCGCGGGCGGCCCTGCTTCTGGGGGTGCTGCTGCTGATTCACCGCCCCGGGGATGCAG CTCTCCTGGAAGCCAATGGCAACCTGAGCTGCCGCTGCGCCAAGACCACCAGGGCCTTCATCTCCCCACGGAAATACAGCAGCATCGAGGTCCGGCCGGTGGGGAGCAGCTGCCGGCGCCTTGAGGTGGT GATTAAGCTAAAAAGCCTGGAGAGGGTCTGCGTGGATCCTGACACCCTGTGGGTGAAGAAACTCCTGCAGGACCTCCCGCACCT gaggaagaaagaggctcCCCGCTGA